One Pseudoalteromonas sp. UG3-2 DNA window includes the following coding sequences:
- a CDS encoding cation diffusion facilitator family transporter, which yields MVMVSLMIAAKAWAWLASGSAAMLGSLTDSLLDISASLMNFFVLSYALRPADDDHRFGHGKAEALAGLGQAAFIAGSASLLAFHGVERIINPANIPHSLFGVWVSLFAIVCTLLVVAVQYQVVKRTSSIAIKADSLHYKGDILLNLAVLLAVLLNFFGVQYADPIFGVMVAMYLLYNSWDIAKESADHLMDKELPDEEKAEIALIASSHEDVYGVHDLRTRQGGKIKFIQLHLELDDDMPLMRAHEVADEVVANIKQSFDCEMDILIHQDPVSLAVSSAPIKA from the coding sequence ATTGTGATGGTAAGCCTGATGATTGCTGCCAAAGCATGGGCTTGGTTGGCATCGGGCAGTGCTGCCATGCTGGGTTCGTTAACCGACTCTTTGCTTGATATTAGTGCCTCGTTAATGAATTTTTTTGTGCTCAGCTATGCACTAAGACCTGCTGATGACGATCACCGCTTTGGTCATGGTAAAGCTGAAGCGTTGGCCGGCCTTGGTCAGGCGGCATTTATTGCTGGCTCCGCAAGCCTACTGGCGTTTCACGGTGTTGAGCGCATTATCAACCCGGCCAACATTCCACATTCTTTATTTGGCGTTTGGGTGAGCCTATTTGCGATTGTCTGTACTTTATTGGTGGTTGCTGTGCAATATCAAGTAGTTAAGCGCACTAGCTCTATCGCCATTAAAGCCGACTCGCTGCATTATAAAGGCGATATTTTATTAAACTTAGCGGTGTTGTTGGCGGTGCTACTTAACTTCTTTGGGGTGCAGTACGCCGATCCCATCTTTGGGGTTATGGTGGCGATGTATTTATTGTATAACAGCTGGGATATCGCCAAAGAAAGTGCCGATCACCTTATGGATAAAGAACTGCCAGACGAAGAAAAGGCCGAAATCGCACTGATTGCTTCAAGCCACGAGGATGTTTACGGCGTGCATGATTTGCGCACTCGCCAAGGCGGAAAAATTAAGTTTATTCAGCTGCATCTAGAGTTAGATGACGACATGCCTCTAATGCGCGCCCACGAGGTGGCCGATGAAGTGGTTGCCAATATCAAGCAGTCGTTCGACTGTGAAATGGACATCCTTATCCATCAGGACCCAGTTTCTTTGGCGGTTTCTAGCGCGCCGATAAAGGCATAA
- the trmL gene encoding tRNA (uridine(34)/cytosine(34)/5-carboxymethylaminomethyluridine(34)-2'-O)-methyltransferase TrmL — MLDIVLYQPEIPPNTGNIIRLCANTGFSLHLIEPLGFDWDDKRVRRAGLDYHEFSQVERHASFEDYVAKHNPKRVFACTTKGSKHYHEVAYEAGDCLLFGPETRGLPEEIIFSLPEPQRVRIPMRPDSRSMNLSNAVSVFVYESWRQLGFAGAK; from the coding sequence ATGTTAGATATCGTACTTTATCAACCTGAGATCCCACCTAACACGGGAAATATCATTCGCTTATGTGCCAACACTGGCTTTTCATTGCACTTAATTGAACCTTTGGGGTTTGATTGGGATGATAAGCGGGTGAGACGCGCAGGATTAGATTACCATGAGTTTAGCCAGGTTGAGCGTCACGCCAGTTTTGAAGACTATGTCGCTAAACATAACCCCAAGCGTGTATTTGCCTGTACCACAAAAGGCAGTAAGCATTATCATGAGGTTGCCTACGAAGCCGGAGATTGTTTGCTATTTGGCCCAGAGACGCGCGGCTTACCCGAGGAAATTATCTTCTCATTGCCAGAGCCACAGCGAGTTCGCATTCCCATGCGCCCAGACAGCCGTAGCATGAATTTATCTAACGCGGTGTCTGTATTTGTGTATGAATCTTGGCGGCAATTAGGCTTTGCCGGAGCTAAGTAA
- a CDS encoding CBS domain-containing protein has product MNTYAVLKTQPVNNYAAVAQSFPAVCNTDNPEQAPAHCLMHNLHLAPMQHIDANSSIDEALLVLDKTHRRASFVVDSKDQFVGIISTARLGSRYVLSTAEKRGCNRRELNVTDVMIPLSDIRQITLKQMTNSLVGNVLKTMEQGGFEFLLVMDQDASQPVGYFDLIDLLKACGRTVNTIKPASKFSDIVGTILHHAEI; this is encoded by the coding sequence ATGAACACGTATGCCGTTTTAAAAACCCAACCGGTCAATAACTATGCCGCGGTTGCTCAGAGCTTTCCTGCCGTTTGCAATACCGACAATCCAGAGCAAGCGCCAGCTCATTGCTTAATGCACAATCTCCATCTTGCCCCAATGCAACACATTGATGCCAACAGCAGCATTGATGAAGCACTATTAGTGCTTGATAAAACCCACCGTCGCGCCAGTTTTGTGGTGGATAGTAAAGACCAATTTGTCGGTATTATTTCCACTGCGCGCTTGGGCAGTCGCTATGTTTTAAGCACCGCAGAAAAGCGTGGCTGCAACCGCCGCGAATTGAATGTAACCGATGTCATGATCCCGCTGTCTGATATTCGCCAAATTACACTGAAACAAATGACCAACAGCTTGGTCGGGAACGTGCTTAAAACCATGGAGCAGGGTGGCTTTGAGTTTTTGTTGGTGATGGATCAAGACGCTAGTCAGCCAGTAGGCTATTTCGATTTGATTGATTTGCTAAAAGCCTGTGGCCGTACTGTGAATACCATTAAGCCTGCGAGCAAGTTCAGCGATATTGTTGGCACCATTTTGCACCACGCTGAAATATAA
- the cysZ gene encoding sulfate transporter CysZ, whose product MQLSRGIEYFIAGFSLITQKGLKRFVFIPLTINILLFGASLFFLYDWLTQGFEYLNTLLPEWLSWLEWLMWPIAILVILFSYSMVFTVITNFIAAPFNGLLAEKVELHLTNQTVNDDKLFDMLKDVPRMLGREWTKLCYYLPRAIGFFILLWVLPVIGQILWIMFTCWMYSVQYNDYPFDNHKIHFKRMKDDLKSKQGLSYGFGFAVFVLTSIPFLNLIVMPVAVCGATKLWVENYRPQYR is encoded by the coding sequence GTGCAATTGTCACGCGGTATTGAGTATTTTATTGCCGGGTTTTCTCTTATTACCCAAAAGGGGCTAAAGCGCTTTGTTTTTATCCCGCTCACCATCAACATTTTACTGTTCGGTGCGTCGCTATTTTTTCTCTACGACTGGCTAACTCAAGGATTTGAATACTTAAATACTCTACTTCCTGAATGGTTAAGCTGGTTAGAGTGGCTAATGTGGCCCATTGCTATTTTGGTGATCTTATTTAGTTACAGTATGGTGTTTACTGTCATAACTAACTTTATTGCCGCCCCCTTTAATGGGCTACTGGCAGAGAAAGTCGAGCTACATTTAACCAATCAAACCGTCAACGATGATAAGCTGTTTGATATGCTTAAAGACGTACCAAGAATGCTTGGTCGTGAATGGACTAAGTTATGTTACTACCTTCCGCGAGCCATTGGCTTTTTCATTTTGCTTTGGGTGCTTCCGGTCATCGGCCAAATATTGTGGATAATGTTTACCTGCTGGATGTACAGCGTGCAATACAATGACTACCCCTTTGATAACCATAAAATTCACTTTAAACGCATGAAAGACGATCTTAAAAGTAAGCAAGGCCTGTCGTACGGCTTTGGCTTTGCAGTCTTTGTGCTCACTTCCATCCCATTTTTAAACCTGATAGTGATGCCTGTCGCCGTATGTGGTGCCACTAAACTATGGGTTGAGAACTACCGCCCGCAGTATCGGTAA
- a CDS encoding ATP-binding protein yields the protein MTENANNGVNGRLLLLVITMLLVGLLSGVGAYLLPKSEPADSSSSTIDLPQQAQQLAAPLARITTQLGFDDAKQLIQAFSASNPDINAALYINTGMGSNSLIFKDATITVEPLGRTESYNKEQQQVHHQQLVLDEQNVGELILTLAPTKPQSDTSASISYAFFALAIVIALIAAYLLQRKLGSAPNQHIEQLITEIEQVTAEKNYKASIATYYSGGLAQIAEVINNLLQQVQASIESDQATQNELKQLQESLETEVQARTIALEKAILNAERASDAKTTFLATMSHEIRTPMNGVIGTIDLLRQTELDGAQHRLTTIIRDSAFSLLGILDDILDFSKIEAGKLKIDNSPFSVAETTEEVARVLSSVAKKRKLDLQLFIAPDIPSNLVGDTVRVRQVLYNLCSNAIKFTTTDESHQGYVRIAVEVAQNTSEHYTLRFTVTDNGKGMTKAQLREIFNPFIQAEGSITREFGGTGLGLSICKSLIELMLGSIQVNSDIGMGSEFIVELPFSVDGKVNHVHKQELSGRSVVLLTNNDGRKSILSRYLSFMGAKFVVIDESEIPDHQHDEKLIWVLDGLDGMDKVNEQLRTLVYSLENHDQQVVVLSKMDEAALNHKSIFYLNASPLCKSSFMTSMLVAAGLHKPKELKPSRTLNDFLSVDEARASDKLVLLVEDNMLNQQVLTDQLHLLGYGVEVAENGEEGLQLWKQDHFPIVLTDLHMPKMSGYDMVKNIRDFVEQSDNYDQPYVIAVTANALKGERERCEAAGMNDYITKPVELNILEKALNKYAESNTKKAATAKQQTNAVDEQSDKSAVDEQSDKPADNDNTTSQPNTPAEQTAVSEVEDEPSAAEEVEEQDQSEQPAINLDMLDKYVNYDEAKRNRFFRMYLEQSSQLTRDVNGAVITMSQEEIIEACHQLKSISKTIGAEQVAATAAEFESMCKENTLTTDQLIQMRDKLEQDFLAATEFIQAFLSQDA from the coding sequence ATGACAGAGAATGCAAACAACGGGGTAAATGGTCGTCTACTCTTGTTAGTTATTACCATGTTACTCGTGGGCTTACTCAGTGGTGTAGGCGCTTATTTGCTTCCCAAATCAGAACCCGCGGATTCGAGTAGCAGTACCATTGACCTACCACAACAAGCACAACAGCTTGCCGCGCCTCTAGCTAGAATCACAACACAACTTGGCTTTGATGACGCCAAACAACTAATTCAAGCGTTCAGCGCCAGTAACCCTGATATTAATGCGGCACTTTATATAAATACGGGGATGGGCAGCAATAGCCTTATTTTCAAAGACGCTACTATCACAGTAGAGCCACTTGGGCGTACAGAGTCTTATAATAAAGAACAACAGCAAGTGCACCACCAGCAACTGGTGTTAGATGAGCAAAACGTCGGCGAGCTTATATTAACCCTCGCCCCTACAAAGCCTCAAAGCGACACTTCCGCTTCTATATCCTATGCTTTTTTTGCCTTGGCCATCGTTATTGCGTTAATAGCGGCCTATTTACTACAACGCAAACTAGGCAGCGCACCAAACCAACATATTGAGCAATTAATTACTGAGATTGAACAAGTTACTGCCGAGAAAAACTACAAAGCTAGTATTGCCACGTATTACAGCGGTGGACTGGCACAAATAGCCGAAGTGATAAATAACCTATTGCAGCAAGTGCAAGCCTCCATCGAGTCGGATCAAGCAACGCAAAACGAGCTCAAGCAACTACAAGAGAGTTTAGAAACCGAAGTTCAGGCGCGCACCATAGCCTTAGAAAAAGCCATATTAAATGCCGAACGGGCCAGTGACGCTAAAACCACCTTCTTAGCCACCATGAGTCATGAGATCCGTACTCCAATGAATGGCGTGATTGGCACTATCGACCTGCTGCGTCAAACTGAGTTAGATGGCGCACAACACCGCCTTACCACCATCATCCGCGACTCAGCCTTCTCATTGCTCGGCATTTTGGATGACATTTTAGACTTTTCAAAAATTGAAGCGGGTAAATTAAAAATTGATAACAGCCCGTTTTCTGTTGCCGAAACCACCGAGGAAGTTGCTCGAGTACTGTCGTCGGTGGCTAAAAAACGAAAACTCGACCTGCAGCTGTTTATCGCCCCTGACATCCCAAGCAACCTAGTGGGTGATACCGTACGTGTTAGGCAGGTACTTTATAATCTATGTAGTAATGCCATTAAGTTTACCACCACCGACGAGTCTCACCAGGGCTATGTTAGGATCGCCGTTGAGGTAGCGCAGAATACCTCCGAGCATTACACCTTAAGGTTTACTGTTACCGACAATGGTAAAGGCATGACTAAGGCGCAATTGCGCGAAATCTTCAACCCATTTATTCAGGCTGAAGGGTCTATCACTCGAGAATTTGGTGGTACCGGGCTAGGCTTATCGATTTGTAAAAGCTTAATCGAACTGATGCTTGGCAGCATTCAAGTAAACTCAGACATTGGCATGGGCAGTGAGTTTATTGTCGAGCTGCCATTTAGCGTCGATGGCAAAGTGAATCATGTACACAAACAAGAGCTCAGTGGCCGCAGCGTTGTCTTACTTACCAACAATGACGGCCGCAAAAGCATTTTATCTCGCTACTTGTCGTTTATGGGCGCTAAATTCGTGGTTATTGATGAATCTGAAATACCTGATCATCAACATGATGAAAAGTTGATCTGGGTACTCGACGGTCTCGATGGCATGGATAAGGTCAATGAACAATTACGCACCTTGGTGTATTCATTAGAGAATCATGACCAACAAGTGGTGGTATTAAGCAAGATGGACGAAGCGGCACTTAACCATAAGAGCATCTTCTACCTCAACGCGTCGCCGCTGTGTAAGTCGAGCTTTATGACCTCAATGTTGGTTGCTGCAGGGCTGCATAAGCCAAAAGAGCTCAAACCGTCACGGACCCTCAATGACTTTTTAAGTGTCGATGAAGCCAGAGCCAGCGATAAGCTGGTGTTATTGGTCGAAGACAATATGCTTAACCAGCAGGTTTTAACCGATCAGCTGCATTTGCTCGGTTATGGTGTAGAGGTCGCCGAAAATGGCGAAGAAGGATTGCAACTTTGGAAACAGGACCACTTCCCTATCGTCTTAACCGATCTGCATATGCCTAAAATGTCGGGCTACGATATGGTCAAAAACATTCGTGATTTTGTCGAGCAGTCTGATAACTACGATCAGCCTTATGTCATTGCCGTTACGGCTAATGCCCTAAAAGGTGAGCGTGAACGCTGTGAAGCGGCAGGCATGAATGACTACATCACCAAGCCGGTAGAGCTAAATATTTTAGAAAAAGCGCTAAACAAGTACGCTGAGAGTAACACTAAAAAAGCCGCCACGGCAAAGCAACAAACCAACGCAGTGGATGAGCAAAGTGATAAATCTGCAGTGGACGAACAAAGCGATAAACCGGCTGATAATGACAACACCACGTCACAACCAAACACCCCAGCTGAGCAAACGGCGGTTTCTGAGGTAGAGGATGAGCCTAGCGCAGCAGAAGAGGTAGAGGAACAAGATCAGAGCGAGCAGCCGGCTATTAATCTCGATATGCTCGATAAGTACGTTAACTACGATGAAGCCAAGCGCAACCGCTTCTTTAGAATGTACCTAGAGCAAAGCAGCCAGCTCACTCGAGACGTTAACGGTGCCGTTATTACCATGAGCCAGGAAGAAATCATCGAAGCCTGCCACCAGCTGAAATCGATATCCAAAACCATAGGAGCTGAACAAGTCGCTGCTACCGCCGCTGAGTTTGAGTCTATGTGTAAAGAAAACACCCTAACCACAGATCAGCTCATTCAAATGCGCGACAAATTAGAGCAAGACTTTTTAGCAGCCACAGAGTTTATTCAAGCGTTTTTAAGCCAAGACGCGTAA
- a CDS encoding peptide MFS transporter, giving the protein MNSVPKAGEFLGHPKGLFLLFGTEMWERFGYYGMRAILVLYLVAQVQSGGFGWNNADALSLYGTFTMAVYLTPLFGGWLADNVLGQRKAIIIGGVLMAAGHFIMGIPHSVVAGQEENVFYLGLALLCIGNGLFKPNISTMVGDLYQEGDKRRDGAFTIFYMGINLGGALGPLIAGYVAAVINWQAGFIAAGIGMVISVVMQLLLSQKYLGDIGKVPAAKLSQQQSESQTKAPLTKQEKDRIRVIFTMSVFSIIFWMGFEQAGGLMNLFANDYTDRVFMGFEIPASWFQSLNSLFIIIFAPLVAMIWLRLDNKEPNSPVKFAIGLVFLALGFLTMMLALATEGGNSGDTLQISMIWLVLFYLFHTLGELCLSPIGLSMVSKLAPLRLASLLMGIWFLCTAVANKLAGLVGSFIGEGQEAMNNAMSIFIGLGGVALLSAVLMYLLSNKLVEWMHGAEGQHEPHTQEHYLAEELEVTAEKQ; this is encoded by the coding sequence ATGAATTCAGTTCCGAAGGCTGGAGAATTTCTGGGTCACCCGAAAGGGCTCTTCTTATTATTTGGTACCGAAATGTGGGAGCGTTTTGGTTACTACGGTATGCGTGCCATCTTAGTACTGTACTTGGTTGCACAAGTGCAAAGCGGCGGCTTTGGCTGGAATAACGCCGACGCCCTTAGCCTTTACGGTACCTTTACCATGGCTGTTTACCTCACACCACTATTTGGTGGTTGGTTAGCCGACAATGTTTTAGGACAACGTAAAGCAATTATTATTGGTGGTGTGCTGATGGCCGCCGGTCACTTTATCATGGGTATTCCCCACAGCGTGGTCGCGGGACAAGAAGAAAACGTTTTTTACCTAGGTCTGGCGCTACTTTGTATTGGTAATGGTTTATTTAAGCCTAACATATCTACTATGGTAGGTGACCTGTATCAAGAAGGTGATAAACGTCGCGATGGCGCTTTCACTATTTTCTATATGGGCATTAACTTAGGTGGTGCTTTAGGCCCACTTATCGCCGGCTACGTGGCCGCCGTTATCAATTGGCAGGCAGGTTTTATTGCCGCGGGCATTGGTATGGTTATCTCAGTAGTAATGCAATTATTGTTAAGCCAAAAATATCTTGGCGATATTGGTAAAGTGCCTGCTGCAAAGCTATCTCAGCAACAGTCTGAGTCTCAAACCAAAGCACCATTAACCAAACAAGAAAAAGACCGTATTCGCGTCATTTTCACCATGAGTGTGTTTTCTATTATTTTCTGGATGGGATTCGAGCAGGCCGGCGGCCTAATGAACCTGTTTGCCAATGACTACACCGACCGTGTATTTATGGGCTTTGAAATTCCCGCTTCGTGGTTCCAATCGCTGAACTCGCTTTTTATCATCATTTTCGCTCCTCTTGTGGCCATGATTTGGTTGCGCCTTGATAATAAAGAACCCAACTCACCAGTGAAATTTGCTATTGGTTTGGTGTTCTTGGCGCTGGGCTTTTTAACTATGATGCTAGCGTTGGCAACAGAAGGCGGTAACAGCGGCGACACCTTACAGATCAGCATGATTTGGCTGGTGCTATTTTACCTGTTCCATACCCTTGGCGAGCTATGCCTGTCGCCCATTGGTCTTTCTATGGTGAGCAAGCTAGCTCCACTGCGTTTAGCCTCTTTATTAATGGGGATTTGGTTCTTATGTACCGCGGTGGCTAACAAACTCGCGGGCCTTGTGGGATCATTTATTGGTGAAGGCCAAGAAGCCATGAACAACGCCATGAGCATCTTTATTGGTTTAGGTGGGGTTGCACTCCTTTCTGCCGTACTTATGTACCTACTCAGTAATAAGTTAGTGGAGTGGATGCACGGCGCGGAAGGCCAGCACGAACCGCATACCCAAGAACATTACCTGGCAGAAGAGCTAGAAGTGACCGCTGAGAAGCAATAA
- the hppD gene encoding 4-hydroxyphenylpyruvate dioxygenase encodes MSEVNNPLGLEGIEFTEYATPDADYMDKVFTDFGFSKLKKFKDKDIVYYNQNDIHFLMNNEREGFSAEFAKSHGPAICSMGWRVKDAQKAFDTAVERGAKPATDSAHKDLPYPAIYGIGDSLIYFIENFGDKGSIYEQDFVDLDEPRIVESKGFKCIDHLTNNVYKGTMETWANFYKDVFGFTEVRYFDIKGQKTALLSYALKSPCGTFSIPINEGKDDNNNQIDEYLDEYNGPGVQHLAFLTDDLVGSLDKLDKSTIATLDIVDHYYDTIFDRVPWVKEDKDKIKEHQILVDSQSEDCYLLQIFTKNLFGPIFIEMIQRVDDGGFGEGNFQALFESIERDQERRGVL; translated from the coding sequence ATGAGTGAAGTAAATAATCCACTTGGCCTTGAAGGCATCGAGTTTACCGAATACGCGACACCAGACGCAGATTACATGGATAAAGTGTTCACTGACTTTGGCTTCTCAAAACTGAAGAAGTTTAAAGACAAAGACATCGTTTACTACAATCAGAACGACATCCACTTCTTAATGAACAATGAGCGTGAAGGCTTCTCTGCAGAGTTCGCAAAAAGCCACGGTCCTGCAATCTGCTCTATGGGCTGGCGTGTAAAGGATGCCCAAAAAGCATTCGACACAGCAGTTGAACGCGGTGCGAAGCCTGCTACAGACTCGGCACACAAAGATTTACCCTACCCGGCTATCTATGGTATTGGCGACAGCCTAATTTACTTCATCGAGAACTTTGGCGACAAAGGCTCTATTTATGAACAAGACTTTGTTGACCTAGACGAGCCAAGAATCGTTGAAAGCAAAGGCTTTAAGTGCATCGACCACCTAACCAATAACGTTTACAAAGGCACCATGGAAACTTGGGCTAATTTCTACAAAGACGTGTTTGGCTTTACCGAAGTGCGCTACTTTGACATTAAAGGTCAAAAAACAGCGCTACTGTCTTACGCATTGAAATCGCCTTGCGGTACCTTCTCTATTCCAATTAACGAAGGTAAAGACGATAACAACAACCAAATCGATGAGTACCTTGACGAGTACAATGGCCCTGGTGTGCAGCACTTAGCGTTCTTAACAGACGACCTAGTAGGCTCACTCGACAAGCTAGACAAGAGCACAATTGCCACTTTAGATATTGTTGACCATTACTACGACACTATCTTTGACCGTGTACCTTGGGTTAAAGAAGACAAAGATAAGATCAAAGAGCACCAAATCTTAGTAGATAGCCAAAGTGAAGACTGCTACCTACTGCAGATCTTCACTAAGAACCTATTCGGTCCTATCTTTATTGAGATGATCCAGCGTGTTGATGACGGTGGCTTCGGTGAAGGTAACTTCCAAGCCCTGTTTGAGTCAATCGAACGCGATCAAGAGCGTCGCGGCGTACTCTAA
- the fahA gene encoding fumarylacetoacetase — MSHINETHDIQLKSWVSSANQAGTDFPIQNLPFAVFRRKNSNEEFRGGVAIGDQVLDLGAVAAAKLFSGEAQTAVEAANAPALNEFMGMGQNYWSALRLALSRALREGSEHQAALEGALVAQDEVEYSLPCHIGDYTDFYTSIYHATAVGSLFRPDNPLLPNYKWVPIGYHGRASSIDVSGQTFPRPKGQTKAPDADTPSFGPCKRLDYELELGIYLGKGNELGDSIAIKNAEDHVFGFCLFNDWSARDLQAWEYQPLGPFLAKNFASTVSPWIVTTEALAPYRTTWHRDENDPQPLDYLESSENRESGAIDIRMDVLLETEKMRSENAKPSKLSESSFKHSYWTVAQMVTHHTVNGCNFMPGDMLGSGTQSGPEHEEAGSLLELSRGGKQSITLDNGEERKFLEDGDKVIMRGWCEADGFNRIGFGSVEGTILPAK; from the coding sequence ATGTCTCATATTAACGAAACTCACGACATTCAATTGAAAAGCTGGGTGTCTAGCGCCAATCAAGCTGGCACCGACTTCCCTATTCAGAACTTACCATTTGCCGTATTCCGCCGTAAGAACAGCAATGAAGAATTTCGCGGTGGCGTAGCAATTGGCGATCAGGTACTAGACCTAGGCGCGGTTGCCGCAGCCAAGCTTTTTTCAGGTGAAGCGCAAACCGCTGTTGAAGCAGCAAATGCACCCGCTTTAAATGAGTTTATGGGCATGGGCCAAAACTACTGGTCGGCACTGCGTTTAGCACTTTCTCGTGCGTTGCGTGAAGGCTCTGAACATCAAGCGGCGTTAGAAGGCGCGCTCGTGGCACAAGACGAAGTGGAATACTCACTGCCTTGCCACATCGGCGACTACACTGACTTCTATACTTCAATCTACCACGCAACGGCTGTAGGTAGCTTGTTCCGCCCTGATAACCCTTTATTACCTAACTATAAGTGGGTACCCATTGGTTACCACGGCCGTGCGTCATCCATTGACGTTTCTGGTCAAACGTTCCCACGTCCTAAAGGCCAAACCAAAGCGCCAGACGCCGACACTCCTTCGTTTGGTCCGTGTAAGCGCCTTGACTATGAATTAGAGCTGGGCATTTACCTTGGTAAAGGCAACGAGCTTGGCGACTCAATCGCGATTAAAAATGCTGAAGACCATGTGTTTGGCTTCTGTTTGTTTAACGACTGGTCAGCTCGTGACTTACAAGCTTGGGAATACCAGCCTCTAGGGCCATTCCTGGCGAAAAACTTTGCCTCTACGGTATCACCTTGGATTGTTACCACAGAGGCACTAGCTCCTTACCGTACTACTTGGCACCGTGATGAGAACGATCCACAACCACTGGACTACTTAGAGTCGAGTGAAAACCGTGAGTCTGGTGCCATTGATATTCGTATGGACGTATTGCTAGAAACAGAAAAAATGCGCAGCGAAAACGCGAAGCCCAGCAAGCTTTCTGAATCAAGCTTTAAGCACAGCTATTGGACCGTGGCGCAGATGGTGACTCACCATACCGTCAATGGTTGTAACTTTATGCCAGGCGATATGCTGGGCTCAGGTACTCAGTCTGGTCCAGAGCATGAAGAAGCAGGCTCATTACTGGAACTGTCACGTGGTGGTAAACAAAGCATCACTCTAGACAATGGCGAAGAGCGTAAGTTCTTAGAAGATGGCGATAAAGTGATTATGCGCGGTTGGTGTGAAGCGGATGGCTTTAACCGTATCGGATTTGGTTCGGTAGAAGGCACTATCCTGCCAGCGAAATAA
- a CDS encoding M23 family metallopeptidase — protein sequence MLQVLKRLYNKLFKPTQLIIRQDAEMKVLRLPAWLQACTLMVLLLLATWLLNNTVALYENNQILASQQQTQATREAKWQAEKQQLEQQLLEQHTALQKLAQQHQVLASLLDTGDEPTLITDSNTETLAATQNIDFSLAAEKLLQQQQSASEAISSKLAEDITAIEQAAKEAGVELSEPKQVAQGGPYHQAKLNLVDDSFISAIDQQSTYAQLSALVNQLPKSLPVVQDKYYVSSLYGYRKDPITGRRAYHKGIDMAGWVKTEIIAPAAGEVVRAGRNGGYGNFIELKHGNNIKTRYGHLHTLKVKKGQTVDKGDVIALMGSTGRSTATHLHYEVIQGKKHLNPIKITRAFNE from the coding sequence ATGTTGCAAGTACTAAAGCGCCTATACAACAAGCTGTTCAAGCCTACCCAGCTCATTATCCGCCAAGATGCTGAGATGAAAGTATTACGCTTACCAGCATGGCTGCAAGCGTGTACCTTAATGGTATTGCTGTTGTTGGCAACTTGGTTGCTCAATAACACGGTTGCGCTCTACGAAAATAACCAAATACTGGCATCACAGCAGCAAACTCAAGCAACACGCGAAGCGAAATGGCAAGCTGAAAAGCAGCAGCTAGAGCAGCAACTTCTAGAGCAGCACACCGCTTTGCAAAAGCTTGCTCAACAGCACCAAGTATTGGCGTCGTTATTAGACACTGGCGATGAGCCAACCTTAATAACCGATAGCAACACCGAGACCCTCGCTGCAACGCAGAACATCGACTTTAGCCTAGCTGCTGAAAAGTTGTTACAACAACAGCAAAGCGCCAGTGAAGCCATTAGTAGTAAACTTGCTGAAGACATCACCGCTATAGAGCAAGCCGCGAAAGAGGCTGGTGTTGAGCTTTCAGAACCAAAGCAAGTTGCCCAAGGCGGGCCCTATCATCAAGCTAAGCTGAACTTGGTAGACGACAGCTTTATAAGCGCCATCGATCAACAATCCACCTACGCGCAATTAAGTGCGTTAGTGAACCAACTACCAAAAAGCCTGCCTGTGGTGCAAGATAAGTATTATGTTTCGAGTTTGTATGGCTACCGCAAAGACCCGATAACGGGCCGTCGAGCTTATCACAAGGGCATTGATATGGCCGGTTGGGTAAAAACCGAAATCATCGCCCCTGCTGCTGGCGAGGTTGTCCGAGCCGGAAGAAATGGCGGCTACGGTAACTTTATCGAGCTAAAACATGGCAATAATATTAAAACTCGCTATGGTCACCTCCACACCTTGAAAGTTAAAAAAGGACAAACGGTCGATAAAGGCGACGTCATTGCTCTAATGGGCAGCACGGGAAGAAGTACAGCAACACACTTGCACTATGAAGTAATTCAAGGTAAAAAACATTTAAACCCAATTAAAATCACCCGCGCATTCAACGAGTAA